Proteins from a single region of Pirellulales bacterium:
- a CDS encoding maltose acetyltransferase domain-containing protein, whose protein sequence is MNKRFTPDGRTNRERMLAGDQYMCDDPQLIREGNRAADLYAKYNATPANDQSQRDRLLLELLGSVGAGTVIRPPFYCDYGYNIFVGARSFANCGLMALDVARITIGDDVQIGPHVQLLTPTHPLEAEPRRAKWESSQP, encoded by the coding sequence ATGAACAAACGGTTTACGCCTGATGGTCGAACGAATCGCGAGCGAATGCTGGCCGGGGATCAGTACATGTGTGACGATCCACAATTGATCCGCGAAGGAAACCGCGCCGCGGACCTCTACGCCAAATACAACGCGACGCCGGCCAACGATCAGAGTCAACGTGATCGACTCCTGCTTGAACTGCTGGGCAGCGTTGGCGCAGGCACCGTGATTCGACCACCGTTTTATTGTGACTACGGCTATAACATTTTTGTTGGCGCGCGATCATTCGCCAATTGCGGGCTGATGGCGCTCGACGTCGCCCGCATCACGATCGGCGACGATGTGCAGATTGGCCCGCACGTGCAACTACTGACGCCGACCCATCCGCTGGAAGCAGAACCGCGGCGGGCCAAGTGGGAAAGCTCTCAACCG